CCAACATCATCTCTTGCTCATATTAGGGCTTCTCCTCCTCCCTTGCCCCACTGCAATccattgtctttctttctttcttttttgagacagagtttcactcttgttgcccaggctggagtgcaatggcaggatctcagcttatcacaacctctacctctggagttcaagcaatactcctgccttagcctctcgagtcgCTGGAATTAGAAGcatgtgccatgacacccagctaattttgtatttttagtagagacagggtttctctatgttggtcaggctggtcttgaactcctgacctcaggttatctgcccgccttggcctcccaaagttttgggattacaagcgtgagccaccgcatccagctacaATCCATTTTCAACATCTCAGAAAGAGATGTCCTTTAAACACAATTTGAATCATGTTATTTCCCTGCTCAGAATCCTTTAATAATGTCCCAttgtagaataaaatttaaataaaataaatattaacattgcCTAAAAGGCCCTGTATGAATGATCTGGCACCTGTCTGTCTCTCAAATTTGAACTTACGGACTCAATGCTGTCCATCACACTGCCTTTCTATTTCTCCAATTCCCTGAAGTCTTCCTTGGTTCAAAGCCTTACTTAGCATGTGCTATTTTCTCTGTTTCAAAATATCTTTTCTGTTACTGTTGGCTTTGTTAACTCCTCCTACTCAGAAATCAGGTCTGAACTAAAATATTACTTTCTCAAAGtgtttttcctgatttttcaacCTAAATTAGCTCCCCTTGTTATATTCTTTCATAATACTGTATACTTTTCCACAAATAGATATGAGAAGTTATTTGTTGTAGTTAGTATCTAACTCCCCCACTAAACTGGAAGCTTCAGGGCAGCAGGCACATTATCTTTTTAGCTCTTTGCTTTATGCCCCCTGCCCCATAGTAAgcatctaataaatatttttgtaatgaatgaataagcagGTAGTGAAGGGGAATAACCTGTGGTACAGATAGATAGAAGCACAATTAAAGTGATACGATATCTTACCTTGCACAAATTAGTCATTCATTATGGAAGAGCATCTGTCTTCCATCTGCCCCCATTTGTTATTCTCTGATAGTTTTAAGATCTAAGTGAAGATTGGAAGTCAAGTGACTGATCAAGACTTAGATACTTTTTGGGAAGATCCTAAGAGATCTTTCCCTCACATAAGACAAGCTATGCAATACAGAGGCTGCAAAAAAATCTTGTAGGAGAGAAAAGGATATCAAACCTGAATGAACGCTGAGCCCACTTCTCCTGATCCACATGAGGAGCCAGTCCAGACTTTCCAGCCCACAGGACATTGTCGCAGGCGAAGTACAAGGCTCGATTGAGGTGACTAACAGTGATGCAGAATCTCAGGACAACATCTGATAGGTGAACAGCTCTTTTGGCTGACTCGAGGGCATCTGCTGAGTTACCCAGGCGTAGAACTTGTGGAGATTAGAGAGGGAAAGCAAGGATTTGTAAGTAGAGAGGCAGATagcaagaaacagagaaagaggacAAAAATTGAGCAATAAtcataaccatttttttttagacagagtcttgctttgttgcccaggctagagtgcagtggcgtaatctcagcttaccacagcctctgcttcccagttcaagcaattcttgtctcagcctcccgagcagatgggattacaggtgcccaccaccacgttcagctaagttttgtagttttagtagagatggggtttcactgtgttggccaggctggtctcgaactcctgaccttgtgatccacctgcctcagcctcccaaagtgctaggattacaagtgtgagccactgggcccagccaacaatttttttaaagagcagaaacaggtcaggcatggtggctcatgccagtaattccagcactttattaagaagctgaggtgggcagatcagaggagtttcagaccagcctggccagcatggtgaaaccctgtctctaccaaaaatacaaaaattagccagatgtggtggtgggcgcctgcagttccagctgctcaggaggctgagacagaatagttagaacccgagaggcagaggttgcagtgagccgagattgcaccactgcactccagcctgggtgagtgtgagactccgtctcaaataaaaataaaaattaaggccgggcatggtggctcacgcctgtaatcccagcactttgggaggtcaaggcaggtggatcacgaggtcaagagatcgagattatcctggtcaacatggtgaaaccccgtctctactaaaaatacaaaaaagtagctggatatggtggcgcgtgcctgtaatcccagctactcaggaggctgaggcaggagaattgcctgaacacaggaggcgcaggttgcagtgagccgagatcacgccattgcactccagcctggtaacaagagcaaaactcggtctcacaaaaataaataaataaataaataaataaaaataaagagcagaaacagttcatttttctttttttcttttttcaagacagggtttcaccatattggtcaggctgctctcaaactcctaacctcaggtgatccgcctgcctcagcctcccaaagtgctgggattataggcgtgagccacaacgcctggcaACAGTTCATTTTCCAATTTCCAATTTAATTTTTGTGCCAGTTTACTTTTCTCAAACTTGCCCCATTCTCTCCAATCCTCCTAATTACTTCCATACCCCTGCTCTCTTGGCTCAACTGGACGCAAGCAGAGGGTAAGTGCAGAGCCAAATGAGGAAGAACAGGGGCAGAAGGTACAGGAAGGAGGGACCTAGGAAGGAGAGGTGCGGCGGAGGAAGGGTTGGGGagataaaagaaaagacagagttACTTACGCTTTCTTCCAAGGCTCAGGTGGCCCTCCAGCTGTCGGATCTGTTTCTGTAACTCAGGACTGGCTCCATGCCTCTGCAGCGCATGGCCAAGAAGAGAGCAAGCATACTGGGCGGCCCTAGAGGAGAGGGCAGGCAAGGTAAGGTGGAGACCTCCCTGACCTTCCGCTCAAAACTATCCTCCAAAAGGCAAAGGCAGGCTTCCCCCTTTTCCAGTTTGAGAccactctctttcttcctccatgCCCATATCTCACCATTTCTCCAGGCCAGGGGAAGGGAACGGGATAAGGAGAAAAAAGAGCCTAGGAAGGGGTGAGGAGCACTACTGAATGTTGAGGAAATAAGAAGTCTGACAATGATGAGGCCTGAGGGGCCAGTGAAGGCCGCAGGGGTCCATCACCAGCACATCGGCGTGAGCATGTACGTGATCGATGAGGGGGAGGCAGACAGTTGCAGGGCATTTTATTCATCAGAATAGCTGAATAAGAGATTTCAAGGCCCTCTAGCTGAATGGAGACCAAACGCCAGAGCGGCGGCAGAGGAGTTCCCGAATGACAGCACGGTGAGGGGACATGGAAACTGGGAGTGCCTTCTCAGCTCTGGGGGTACAGTCCAGGGCTACCCGCCATGGGGCGAATGCTCCTCATTCCATCACCGCCCAGTGAGGACGCTGTCGGTCGTATGTGGACACCGCAACCCTGAGCGGCCTCCCCGCTGGCCcactcatgcctcagtttccccatctcttcCGCGAGCGGAAAAGAATCATCTCCTCAAGAGCGGCTCAAATCTGCGCCTCACGCGGTCCGTTCCGGCCCCCGTAGCCAGTATTAACCCTTCTTGACCCTCCGTAGCCTGAACTGACCTCGCCTCACCAGTCTTCCTCTGCCcgtccctccccccacccccattcctATTCGGGCCGCACCTACACAGCCGCTCCCGGGCTTGGCTCTGAGCACTGAAGCGGACCCAGGCGTCCATGACAGCGGCAGCCCCGGCTCGGCGGCCCCGCTCCCGCCCCACTTCTCGCCCCTAGTCACGCCTCCTGCGCGACCCAACGGTGCCTTGCGAGGGACAAACAACATCAGAAAAGAAAGCGAGTGGAGCTGGCCCTTAAAGCGGAATTTCAGGACGCGAAACGCCTGTCTTTGAGCCTGTCTGCGTGCTACTGTGCCTGTCTCCGTCAGGATGTCCCCTTATGAGACGACCTCTACTCTCTAAGCACGCCTCCAGCGGTACgttcttatttaaatattccGCACAAAGGGCGTGGTCtgcaggggcggggcggggcctgcaggggcggggcggggcgagaAAGCGCCGCAGTGATCTCCTCGCCTTGGAGGCTGGGATAGGTGTGCCCCCGGCAGAACACCCTAAACACACTTGCACGCAGGCTCTAGCAGAATCCAGGGCTATAGGGACTAAAGAGGTCTAGGGCAGTAGAGGCCCGAAACCCAGGCTGATCTgtccaagagaaaagaagaaaaaacgaAGTTTGGTACCAGATCTTCGTTCCCTGCAGGACCCTGACAGTTGGACGAGTGACCTCCTCCAGAACATACGGAGAGTCTCCAGACGCAGAGGCTTTAAGGAAGGAAATTCGCAATAATCAGCTCCAGATCCTGAAAAGGAGGGCGAAGAATCAGTGGCCAAATCTAACCGCTTCATACTCACACTTCATCCTCCTATCTCCAGGCCACCATGTCTGCAGTAAACGGCACCCCTTGGGGGTCCTCAGCGCGGGAGGAGGTCTGGGCAGGATCGGGAGTGGAGGTGGAGGGCTCAGAGCTGCCCACCTTCTCGACAGCAGCAAAGGTCCGAGTGGGAGTGACCATTGTGCTGTTTGTTTCTTCGGCTGGAGGGAACCTGGCTGTCCTGTGGTCAGTGACACGGCCGCAACCCAGCCAGCTCCGCCCCTCTCCGGTCAGGAGACTCTTCGCCCATTTAGCAGCCGCCGACTTACTAGTCACTTTTGTGGTTATGCCCCTAGATGCCACCTGGAATATCACTGTTCAGTGGCTGGCTGGGGACATCGCATGTCGGACACTCATGTTCCTGAAACTAATGGCCATGTATGCTGCAGCTTTCCTGCCTGTGGTCATTGGACTGGATCGCCAGGCAGCAGTACTCAATCCGCTTGGATCCCGCTCAGGTGTAAGGAAACTTCTGGGGGCAGCCTGGGGACTTAGTTTCCTGCTTGCCTTGCCCCAGGTGAGTGACGTGCAACTCAGGACCAGGGAGGACAGGAGTTTGGGTCCATAGATGAGTCAAAGGGTGTGCTTGGGGGCCATCAGCCGTTAATCCTCAGGGAGAAAGCCTCTGCTCTCTTCCGGAAGATTATTTGCATGTTAATTTACATCTGTTAGAGGCTGCCTTTAAAAGCAGTATCCTGTATCTGTGCCTCTTCCATTAGATCTCTTTTACTACACTTGGCTCTACCTCTTTGCATCCTCCCAATCTCACCTCCTTCAGACTGGGGCAAGTTAGAGAAACAtacatgggggtgggtcttttaAGAGAGTaaagtcggccgggcgcggtggctcaagcctgtaatcccagcactttgggaggctgagacgggtagatcacgaggtcaagagatcgagaccatcctggttaacatggtgaaaccccatctctactaaaaatacaaaaaattagctgggcacggtggcgcgtgcctgtaatcccagctactcaggaggctgaggcaggagaattgcctgaacccaggaggcggaggttgcgctgagccgagatcgcgccattgcactccagcctgcgtaacaagagcgaaactccgtctcaaaaaaaaaaaaaaagagagtgaggcCAGTAGTTTGGGTAAAACTCTGTGGTACATCATTTACCCATTCAAAATATGTGCATCTCCAGGGCCACTCAAATGCTAAGGATAGAGCAGCAAAATCCTGCCTTCAAGAAATGTATAGACTAGtgcaagaaacaaataaattaggCAATTACAATACAGTGTGTATTCGAAAGCGTTATGGTAAAGGAGCTAAAGAAGACAGTGGCAGGGGAGAGGGTATCTGATGCAGCCATGCAGTCAGGGAAAGTTTCCCAGAGATGTTAAAATTTGATTCTTCAGAGACAGGTGTTAGACCAGTTAATATAGGAAAAATGCTAAGGAGGATGGAGGATAGAGGATCTCAGTGCCGCTAAAGCTGAGGATTAGAAAATGGTGAGTAATGAGCTGAGAGGGGAAGACGAGCCAGAtcacaaatattaaaattgtactttatcCTGAGTGCAGTGGAGAGACACTACAGTAAAAAGAGAGTGACATAACCAAATTTGTGTTTTTTACCCTGACTTTATTGTGGAATGAGTGTTAAAACTGGAAACAAGCGAGCTTCTGAACCTGAGTACTAGGTTAATCAAGTAAATCAAATACTGAAAGGGAACTAGAAATCTGGGGCAGAGCGGGGAAGGGGGAAGCTAAACACAAAGCAATTcctccaaaacaaaaaccactatcACTATCATGGGGTGGGTGTACAGGATACAGCACCAAGTCTGAGACTGTAGGATCAGAATTATGTCTAGGAGGCCAAGAAGGGTCTAGGCTTTGTCTCTGGAATGAGAGTCCATTCTACTGATTCAAGATTTGACCCTTATTTACCTCCTCCAATTATTAGAGATATAATTACTAGAAGTTAGTCTGACTATACTTCTAAGAACAAAGAAAGGCccaggtggctcaagcctgtaaaccccagcattttggaaggcctaggcgggcagatcacttgaggtcaggagttcgagaccaacctgaccaatgtgatgaaaccccgtctctattaaagatataaaaattagcccgagtgcctataatccaaactactctggaggctgaggcataagaattgtttgaacctgggaggcagaggctggggtaagccaagactgtaccattgcactctggcgtgacagagccagactctgttggGGAGCAGGGGAAAGAACAGAGACAAATACTACTCATATGTTATAAACAGGACCTCCACCAAAAGAAGCCTGTTGCTGTGGTGCCATTTACAATTAGGTTTGTTTATATGAAGCACATTGTAGATGTGGATTGAGAATTAGAAGactttttgtttcagtttgcctgttttgctttgctcttttttttttttttttgagtctgggcTCTACTGCTAACTAGCTATATGATTTTGGCTAAGCCACTTGAAATCCATGGGCCACAGGCTGATGCAATGGGAAATGAATTTCAACCTTTCTTACAGCCTTACAATCGACAATAATTGTCATCTGTTTGTTTCAATGGCAAACTGGTCGTGACATGTATGATACATGTGCAAAAGGTGATATTTTTTGGTTCCAAATTAGTATTGTTTTGGGTAAAATTCTGCATTGCCCATATGCTGTAATTGTAGTTAAAATATTAGTGtcgataaaataaaaaatgtaataatgttATGTTAGTGTGGTGAGGGAGTATTAGGGGTAGTTAGAAATTACCTATTTTTGTAGGCGTAAATTTCCACATTATCAGCAGTTGAAAGGAATGTTTCTGCAGTACATGATAAATGGCAATAaaacaggagaaaggaaagatCAAAGCAAGGTCGTGGACCAAActgtaaatccaagagcttgcaTTATTTTTATCTCCTCACCATTTCCAAGTACTTCTTAGGCaagcacaaaaacagaaaacaaaacaatttagaaatatatGAATGCAAGAGATGGGAAGAGGAAAGACCATTTCCCAACTAGCTCAGAGTAGCCTGATCATAACTCCAAACAGTTCACGAAATTCTGTCTTAGGATCAAACTAttcacctttcctttttttttttttgagatgtagttttgctgttgttatccaggctggagtgcaaaggcacgatcttggctcaccgcaacctccgccttctgggttcaagcaattctcctgcctcagcctcctgagtagctgagattagaggcacgcgccaccatgcccagctaatttttgtatttttagtagagacggggtttcacctcgttgaccaggatggtctcaatctcttgacctcgtgacccacctgcttcggcctcccaaagtgctgggattataaggcatgagccaccgtgcccggctttatTCACCTTTCCTAAATGTCCCTCATGCCTGCTAAAATCACTTTCCCAAATGTCTTGTATCTAGGAATCTGACACCTACTGATCTTACCTGTAATCAAATTAACAGTGACTCAGTCTTTGTTACTGGAACCCAGACACTTGAATCTTGGAGCTCTAAACTGAGATAGTTTTTACCAATTCAATTGGAAAACCCAGTAATTTAACAAaaccagggcagggcagggggagggaggagcagcCAGTATCACTTggaaaatgctaaattttattatttaacgtTATTTCACCATTATAGTTACTGCAGATAAGACTATTACTACTgccgcacggtggctcacgcctgtaatcctagcgctttgggaggtcgaggtgggtggatcacctgaggtcaggcgttcaagaccagcctggccatcatggtgaaaccccatcttaaaaaaaaaaaaagactattactACTAAAGGTCACTTCAGAGTAGCTGCAAAATGGCCTCGAGTTTTGGCAGCACCCATATTACACAATATTTCTTTTCCCATAAAATAACACACATATCAGAAAAATCATTTCATCTAAAAATGAGTAAGGTGGTAGTAATACCATCCCTTATAAAGTGCAATGTTAGAATAATACTTGAGAAGGCGGTATTAAGTTCTGAGATTTAACAAACTTACTGCTCAGCATCCTATTCGAGCCTAAGAGGAAGCTAGGTACTTTCGATACATTCCCAACCTCTTTAAGGTGGCACTATGGGTGAACTGTTTCTCAGCACTGTGCTGCTTCACTTGGAATTAAGGATGAATTGGGAGGAGACAGTATGACATAGGTGGGTAGGTTGGGTGGTGAGGGGAACCAGTTGTCATAGTCCTCAACTCCCCTCCAGCTGTTCCTGTTCCATACCGTCCACCGAGCTGGTCCAGTTCCCTTCACTCAGTGTGCCACCAAAGGGAGCTTCAAGGCTCGATGGCAAGAGACCACCTATAACCTCTTCACTTTCTGCTGCCTCTTTCTGCTGCCACTGACTGCCATGGCCATCTGCTATAGCCGCATTGTGCTCGGTGTGTCCAGCCCCCGGACAAGGAAGGGGAGCCATGGTGAGAATCCCAATTCCCAGGCCTTAATCCTTACCGCTAGACCTGTTGCCTCTTATTACCTACCTAATGGCTACCTACCAGTCACTAAACCAAAGTGAGATCTTCACCATGTCTAGTGCCTGATGCTGGAGATAACTTTGTTGAATCCCTTCAAATATAAAGAGCTGAGCAGAGTTAGCTGGACAAGAACTAGGGAGGCACTcagtattatttattctttattcctttttttttttgagatggagtttcgcttgttacccaggctggagtgcaatggcacgatctcggctcaccgcaacctctgcctcctgggttcaagcaattctgtctcaacctcccgagtagctgggactacaggcgcgcaccaccgtgcccagctaatttttctatttttggtagagacggggtttcaccatgttgaccagggtagtctcgatctcttgacctcgtgatccacccgcctcggcctcccaaagtgctgggattataggaatgagccaccgcacctggcctatttattcttCAACACAATCAAGTCTTAAAGCAGACTTGGTGGCTCCACATTTCTATCATAATCGCTGGGGGTAAGAGAGCATAGAGTCCCCGGTTGGGAAGGGAAGAGGATTTGCAGCATTCTCCTTGTAGGCTGCAAGCTGTCTTCACCAGCTATGCCCCTCCATCAATTCACCCTGTACTCAGTTCAGAAACGGAGTGTCTGAATCACAGAGTATTTTCTGAATTCCTAGCCCCTGCCGGGGAATTTGCCCTCCGTCGCTCCTTCGACAATCGTCCCCGTGTCCGTCTCCGGGCCCTGAGACTGGCCCTGCTCGTCTTGCTGACCTTCATCCTCTGCTGGACACCTTATTACCTACTAGGTCTGTGGTACTGGTTTTCCCCGAGCATGCTAAGTGAAGTCCCTCCCAGCCTCAGCCACATCCTTTTCCTCTTTGGCCTCCTCAATGCTCCTTTGGATCCTCTCCTCTATGGGGCCTTCACCCTTGGCTGCCGAAGAGGGCACCAAGAACTTAGTATGGACTCTTCTAGGGAAGAAGGGTCTAGGAGAATGTTCCAACAGGACATTCAAGCCCTTAGACAAACGGAAGTACAAAAAACTGTGACATCAAGAAAGGCAGGAGAAACAAAAGACATTTCTATAACATCAATCTGATCCTAACACAGTATAGAGAAACACAATAATTCTTTAATACCATAAGATCTTAACGTCTCAATTTCCTGCTCTCCTAATCCCCCCCAAAAAGAAATACTGAGCAGTGTCTCCATTTTAAACCCTGCCTGAACTTGAGACTATGTCTAATACAGAAACTCACacaactagcctgggcaacacagtgagacctcatctctatagaaatattaaaagtttagccaggcatggtggcatgtgcctgtaaccccagctacttgggagggtgaggcagaaggatggcttgagcccaggagtttgaagcttcagtgagctatgatcgtgcagctgccctccagcctggacaacacagcaagactctatctcaaaaaaagaaaaaaagaaatacatacagTTCAGTCCCTAGGAGTATCTTCACAATGCTCCATACTGCCTTACTATGCTTTAGAACTTTTAATTTTAGGACAGGAAAGTAACAttaaatgtagaaaacaaaaaattgaacaTTTATTTGCAACTCAAAAGAAATACTACACACATAGGGTAAGAGATTAAATATAAACACAGCAAGTTCCACCCCAGTCCTGTTTGTCCAAGCCTGCATGGCCAAATGGAATCTTGAAGAGAACACCTGGACAACAGACGACCTGTCAGCGACGTCTCCGGTCTGGACTTCTGCTGCGTCTTCGGCCACCTCTAGGGAACAAAGAAGCAGGGAAAAGTCCATTAGAGGGACATAATACTACGCCCTCATTCTGTTTCGTTCGTATTCCCTTCACCCAAACAGTGTTTGCCCTCTTCATTTTACCTCCTCTTGCCTTTTGGTGGACCCCGAACAAAACACCAGTCAACACTGATTGGCTGTCCCATCAAATCCTGGCCATTGAGTCCCTCCATAGCAGCCTGGGCCTCCTTGTATGTTTCATACTCAACTAGAGTATACCCCTGGGGAAAGTGAAAAGACAGATATGAAAACCCTCCTATTTCCCCAAGCATCACTGAGTATCCTTTTCCTCAAATTCAATCTCAGAAAAACCTATAAACTTTAAGCAATGAATGTACATCATATATCTCTACT
The DNA window shown above is from Callithrix jacchus isolate 240 chromosome 18, calJac240_pri, whole genome shotgun sequence and carries:
- the GNRHR2 gene encoding gonadotropin-releasing hormone II receptor isoform X1 — its product is MRRPLLSKHASSDATWNITVQWLAGDIACRTLMFLKLMAMYAAAFLPVVIGLDRQAAVLNPLGSRSGVRKLLGAAWGLSFLLALPQLFLFHTVHRAGPVPFTQCATKGSFKARWQETTYNLFTFCCLFLLPLTAMAICYSRIVLGVSSPRTRKGSHAPAGEFALRRSFDNRPRVRLRALRLALLVLLTFILCWTPYYLLGLWYWFSPSMLSEVPPSLSHILFLFGLLNAPLDPLLYGAFTLGCRRGHQELSMDSSREEGSRRMFQQDIQALRQTEVQKTVTSRKAGETKDISITSI
- the GNRHR2 gene encoding gonadotropin-releasing hormone II receptor (The RefSeq protein has 1 substitution compared to this genomic sequence) produces the protein MSAVNGTPWGSSAREEVWAGSGVEVEGSELPTFSTAAKVRVGVTIVLFVSSAGGNLAVLWSVTRPQPSQLRPSPVRRLFAHLAAADLLVTFVVMPLDATWNITVQWLAGDIACRTLMFLKLMAMYAAAFLPVVIGLDRQAAVLNPLGSRSGVRKLLGAAWGLSFLLALPQLFLFHTVHRAGPVPFTQCATKGSFKARWQETTYNLFTFCCLFLLPLTAMAICYSRIVLGVSSPRTRKGSHAPAGEFALRRSFDNRPRVRLRALRLALLVLLTFILCWTPYYLLGLWYWFSPSMLSEVPPSLSHILFLFGLLNAPLDPLLYGAFTLGCRRGHQELSMDSSREEGSRRMFQQDIQALRQTEVQKTVTSRKAGETKDIPITSI